Proteins encoded in a region of the Flavobacteriaceae bacterium HL-DH10 genome:
- a CDS encoding acetylxylan esterase codes for MMKIRKIHKKFWFVLLVFSFAKLTAQTSDTNFETPVIETIKKIESVFNVKIEDDRHLLKDITLEYADWRIEQGRLEVSLANVLAPFNLTTFKQKDGSYTVRKFQHHKVSEAKAQRRLNYLTHLYHDKEEWETRKAELKTCMISAFGINKAPATPISKPILTKKRKFDGYSVQNIALEILPGVYTTGSIYKPYPLKNDAAIIITPNGHFGNGRYRESEQIRCAMLAKMGAIVVNFDLFAWGESRLQFSSETHRNSIASTIQVLSGMRLLDYAATLKHADVSRVGVTGGSGGGSHTMFLAALDDRVTVSVPVVMVSANHSGGCPCESGRGIHLCGNGTNNAEVAAMAAPKPQLIISDGKDWTQAVPEIEFPFIERTYGFYDKKDFVKNAHFRNEGHDYGHSKRMAMYPFMAKYLNLDLSKVKNDNGEIDESTCTIETYDALYVFDNKEENLPENALRDIDKLYALFGEKNNRVYEK; via the coding sequence ATGATGAAAATAAGAAAAATACATAAGAAGTTTTGGTTCGTATTGCTCGTGTTTTCGTTTGCAAAACTTACAGCACAAACATCTGATACCAATTTTGAAACGCCAGTAATTGAAACGATAAAAAAAATAGAATCTGTTTTCAATGTTAAAATCGAAGATGATAGACATTTGTTAAAAGATATAACACTGGAATATGCCGATTGGCGAATAGAGCAAGGTCGTTTAGAAGTGTCTTTAGCAAATGTGTTAGCTCCTTTTAATTTAACAACCTTCAAACAAAAAGATGGATCTTATACTGTTAGAAAGTTTCAACATCATAAAGTCTCAGAAGCTAAGGCACAAAGGCGTTTAAATTATTTAACTCATTTGTATCACGATAAAGAGGAATGGGAAACTCGAAAAGCAGAATTAAAAACCTGCATGATATCAGCTTTTGGTATAAATAAAGCTCCAGCAACACCAATTTCTAAACCTATTTTAACAAAGAAAAGAAAGTTTGATGGTTATAGCGTACAAAATATAGCTCTAGAAATTCTTCCAGGGGTTTATACAACAGGTTCTATTTATAAGCCATATCCTCTTAAAAATGATGCTGCTATTATTATAACACCTAATGGTCATTTTGGAAATGGTCGTTATCGAGAAAGTGAACAAATACGTTGTGCAATGTTGGCTAAAATGGGTGCCATTGTAGTGAATTTCGATTTGTTTGCTTGGGGAGAATCTCGATTACAATTTTCTTCGGAAACGCATAGAAATAGTATAGCGTCTACCATTCAAGTGTTAAGTGGTATGCGATTGCTAGATTATGCAGCAACACTTAAACATGCCGATGTTTCTCGTGTTGGCGTTACTGGTGGTTCTGGTGGTGGTTCTCATACCATGTTTTTAGCGGCATTAGATGATAGAGTTACGGTATCGGTTCCAGTGGTTATGGTTTCTGCAAATCATTCTGGAGGTTGTCCTTGCGAAAGCGGACGAGGTATTCATTTATGTGGTAACGGAACAAATAATGCTGAAGTTGCGGCTATGGCTGCTCCAAAACCACAACTCATTATTTCAGATGGAAAAGATTGGACACAAGCAGTACCAGAAATAGAGTTCCCTTTTATAGAAAGAACTTATGGTTTTTATGACAAAAAGGATTTCGTTAAAAATGCACATTTTAGAAATGAAGGGCATGATTACGGGCACTCAAAACGTATGGCTATGTATCCATTTATGGCAAAATATTTAAATTTAGATTTGAGTAAAGTAAAAAATGATAATGGAGAAATAGATGAGTCAACTTGTACTATTGAAACCTACGACGCTTTATATGTTTTTGATAATAAAGAAGAAAATTTACCAGAAAACGCTTTAAGAGATATTGATAAATTATACGCGTTATTTGGAGAGAAAAATAATAGAGTTTATGAAAAATAA